A genomic segment from Kyrpidia tusciae DSM 2912 encodes:
- a CDS encoding peptidylprolyl isomerase: MSYSRLAGALFVTLLAILALAGCGSSDVVATFDGGQVHRAELDKQFKLQRLLIAPQYPDTPQNRLEVLQQYIVMHDILDQKAKQEGITVSDKELADTVAQYRQQLIQYVYGNADALNKKMAELGLQDNDLQALARDDILAQKYFAKHLSVSDEEIQAYYKDHPADYTIAKVAHILVKTKQEAEQVEARILKGESFAQIAKEVSLDPSKDQGGELPEGPLSQWVGPFQDAAMKLPIGQISDPVQTQFGWHILRVDSRRVEPLSQVKDQVKNKVMQMKEQQWFNQAKQDAHITLEDSALKQAAAGGP, translated from the coding sequence ATGTCTTATAGCCGCTTGGCCGGCGCTCTTTTTGTCACTCTTCTTGCGATCCTGGCTCTGGCGGGTTGCGGAAGTTCGGATGTGGTGGCCACTTTCGACGGGGGCCAGGTGCACCGGGCGGAGTTGGACAAACAGTTCAAGCTCCAGAGGTTGTTGATTGCGCCTCAGTATCCGGATACTCCGCAAAACCGCCTGGAAGTGTTGCAGCAGTACATTGTGATGCATGACATCCTGGATCAAAAGGCCAAGCAGGAGGGCATCACCGTCAGCGATAAGGAGCTGGCGGACACCGTGGCCCAGTATCGGCAACAGTTGATCCAGTACGTGTACGGCAATGCTGACGCTCTTAATAAAAAAATGGCAGAATTGGGATTGCAAGACAACGACCTTCAGGCGTTGGCAAGGGACGACATATTGGCTCAAAAATATTTCGCGAAACACCTTTCGGTTTCAGACGAGGAAATTCAGGCCTACTATAAGGATCACCCGGCGGATTACACGATCGCGAAAGTTGCCCATATCCTCGTTAAAACCAAGCAGGAGGCCGAGCAAGTCGAAGCCCGCATTCTCAAGGGAGAGTCCTTCGCCCAAATCGCGAAAGAGGTTTCTCTCGACCCCTCCAAGGATCAAGGGGGCGAACTTCCGGAAGGCCCCCTGTCCCAGTGGGTGGGCCCGTTTCAGGATGCCGCTATGAAGCTGCCCATAGGGCAGATCAGCGATCCCGTACAAACTCAATTCGGCTGGCATATTCTTCGGGTGGACAGTCGCAGGGTGGAACCGCTGAGTCAGGTGAAGGATCAGGTCAAGAATAAAGTCATGCAGATGAAGGAACAGCAGTGGTTCAACCAAGCGAAACAGGATGCGCACATCACCCTTGAAGACTCGGCCCTGAAGCAGGCGGCCGCCGGGGGGCCCTGA
- the spoVT gene encoding stage V sporulation protein T: MKATGIVRRIDDLGRVVIPKEIRRTLRIREGDPLEIFVDRDGEVILKKYSPIGELGDFAKEYADSLHESLGHITLICDRDVVIAVAGAPKKDFLDKPVGADVERAVEDRRTVVDAESGQWSILRDEPDTYSSRVIAPIIAAGDPIGAVVLLSKNEQVHMGELEKKMAETAAAFLGKQMEQ; this comes from the coding sequence GTGAAAGCTACGGGCATCGTTCGTCGCATTGATGACTTGGGCCGCGTCGTGATCCCGAAGGAAATCCGTCGGACATTACGGATTCGCGAAGGCGATCCCCTCGAGATCTTTGTCGATCGAGACGGTGAAGTGATCTTGAAAAAGTACTCCCCCATAGGCGAGCTCGGGGATTTTGCGAAGGAATACGCGGATTCCCTGCATGAAAGCCTCGGGCACATCACCTTGATCTGCGACCGAGATGTGGTCATTGCCGTGGCGGGTGCGCCGAAAAAGGATTTTCTCGACAAGCCGGTGGGTGCCGATGTTGAACGCGCGGTGGAGGACAGGAGAACGGTTGTGGACGCCGAGTCGGGGCAATGGTCCATTCTGCGGGACGAGCCTGACACGTACTCTTCCCGGGTCATTGCGCCGATCATCGCTGCGGGCGATCCCATTGGGGCGGTGGTCCTCCTCTCCAAGAATGAACAGGTCCATATGGGTGAACTGGAAAA